From a single Candidatus Methanoperedens sp. genomic region:
- a CDS encoding antitoxin family protein produces the protein MSEAIPAVYEDGKFKPLQKVNLPEHKHVHLILIPEEEAALLNSQKKELSKIVGIGRSGKTDVARKNDRYIY, from the coding sequence ATGTCCGAAGCAATACCTGCTGTTTACGAGGATGGCAAGTTCAAACCACTTCAAAAAGTTAATCTTCCAGAGCATAAACACGTGCATCTAATACTTATACCAGAGGAAGAGGCAGCGCTGCTGAACTCTCAGAAAAAGGAATTATCAAAGATAGTTGGCATAGGGAGAAGTGGTAAAACTGATGTTGCTCGAAAGAATGACCGATATATCTATTGA
- a CDS encoding FRG domain-containing protein, with protein sequence MKNYNIKEIEITSCVDYIQKIGALDLKLDLEGKGSLVLYRGQEEDWGLLPKIGRDTYLSSDILKKEEKIITEFQRLAYPHLDINLKDNDWDLLALAQHHRLPTRLLDWTEYPLAALWFAFAKENRNYSNRYVWSFIVKENELGNANNGFPYNQPRTIVFKPNHITKRITAQNGWFTVHKFVEKKKKFVPLNENRIYYKRLTKFIIPESLRDDILISLDRLGINSFSLFPDLDGLSDYLDWKNFKRKSFRDFLLFSSRRST encoded by the coding sequence ATGAAAAATTATAATATAAAAGAAATAGAAATTACATCGTGTGTCGATTACATTCAAAAAATTGGCGCGCTGGATTTAAAGTTGGATTTGGAAGGAAAAGGCTCATTAGTCTTATACAGAGGACAAGAAGAAGATTGGGGTCTTTTACCTAAAATTGGTCGAGATACGTATTTGTCATCCGATATTTTAAAAAAAGAAGAAAAAATCATTACAGAATTTCAAAGACTCGCCTATCCACATCTGGATATCAATTTAAAGGATAATGATTGGGATTTGCTCGCTCTAGCGCAGCATCACAGGTTACCAACAAGATTATTAGATTGGACGGAATATCCATTAGCTGCTTTATGGTTTGCATTCGCAAAAGAAAATAGGAATTATTCAAATAGATATGTTTGGTCTTTTATTGTTAAAGAAAATGAATTGGGGAATGCAAATAATGGATTTCCATATAATCAACCACGAACAATAGTTTTTAAACCCAATCATATTACTAAAAGAATTACTGCGCAAAACGGTTGGTTTACAGTTCACAAATTTGTTGAAAAAAAGAAAAAGTTTGTGCCATTAAATGAAAATAGAATATATTATAAAAGGCTAACTAAGTTTATAATTCCAGAATCTTTAAGGGATGATATTTTAATTAGTTTAGACAGATTGGGAATAAATTCCTTTTCTTTATTTCCAGATTTAGATGGTCTTAGTGATTATTTGGATTGGAAAAACTTTAAAAGAAAGAGCTTCCGAGACTTTCTTCTTTTCTCTTCTCGCCGTTCAACTTAA
- the uvrA gene encoding excinuclease ABC subunit UvrA: MSADKIIIKGARVHNLKNIDLELPRNKLIVITGLSGSGKSSLAFDTLYAEGQRRYVESLSAYARQFLGQMDKPDVEYIEGLSPAISIEQKSTSKNPRSTVGTVTEIYDYLRLLYARIGKQHCPNCGSEIAPQTVEQIVGRVMALAEGTKIHILAPLSRQRKGEYKQMFEDLAKSGFARVRIDGKMHELSEEIILNKQQKHDIDVVVDRLAIKAGIGERLSDSVATALKEGNGIVVVDVIGGKELLFSEHAACAKCGISFEPLEPNMFSFNSPRGACPSCQGLGNTMEFDPDLIIPDKSKSISQGAIEPWGDYGYYRQMLASVAKHYGFSLDTPFSELKPEHVRVILHGGSEQILFRYVPRDRDGLWEHWSSFEGVIAHLARKYRESQSEEARENIQQYMSIKPCTVCNGERLKPSSLAVTIADKSIIATTRLSVKKALEFLDTIKFSQKEAIISKPIMKELRARLGFLMDVGLNYLTLDRAAGTLSGGESQRIRLATQIGSSLVGVLYILDEPSIGLHQRDNGRLIHMLTQLRDLGNTVIVVEHDEEMIRSADFIVDMGPGAGVHGGEVVVTGSQEDVIGCENSLTGKYLSHEKVITIPAKRRRPNGKITIVGAGENNLKQIDVTIPLGVMTAVTGVSGSGKSTLVNDILYRALAQKFYHAKEKPGKHRGIIGLENIDKVIIIDQSPIGRTPRSNPATYTGIFTPVRDLFAKLPSSKARGYLPGRFSFNVKGGRCEACGGDGIITIEMHFLPDVYVPCEVCHGNRFNSETLEITYKGKNIAQVLDMTVEETLAFFENIPKIKRQLATLFDVGLGYIRLGQAATTLSGGEAQRVKLSTELSKRSTGRTLYILDEPTTGLHFADIQKLLDMLSRLVDAGNSVVVIEHNLDVIKVADHIIDLGPEGGDNGGRIIAEGTPEKVARIEGSYTGNYLRKVLDGYRSV, from the coding sequence TAATAAAAGGCGCCCGCGTCCACAACCTCAAGAACATAGACCTTGAGCTCCCGAGGAACAAGCTGATAGTGATAACAGGGCTTTCAGGGTCGGGGAAATCATCTCTTGCCTTCGACACATTGTATGCCGAAGGACAGCGCAGGTATGTCGAATCGCTGTCAGCCTACGCCAGGCAGTTCCTGGGGCAGATGGACAAACCTGATGTTGAATATATCGAAGGTTTATCGCCTGCCATCTCCATCGAGCAGAAATCCACGAGCAAGAACCCCCGTTCGACGGTAGGTACAGTCACGGAGATATACGATTACCTGCGCCTTCTGTATGCAAGGATAGGGAAGCAGCACTGCCCCAACTGCGGCAGTGAGATTGCGCCGCAGACAGTGGAGCAGATTGTAGGGAGGGTGATGGCACTTGCCGAGGGCACGAAAATACACATACTCGCTCCGCTCTCCAGACAGAGGAAAGGCGAATACAAGCAGATGTTCGAGGACCTTGCCAAATCAGGCTTTGCCCGTGTTCGTATTGACGGCAAAATGCATGAACTCTCAGAAGAAATAATCCTTAACAAGCAGCAGAAGCACGATATTGACGTTGTGGTGGACAGGCTGGCAATAAAAGCCGGGATAGGGGAACGACTTTCCGATTCTGTGGCTACAGCCCTGAAAGAGGGAAACGGCATTGTGGTAGTGGATGTCATCGGAGGCAAGGAGCTTCTCTTCAGCGAGCATGCCGCATGCGCGAAATGCGGGATCAGTTTTGAGCCGCTTGAACCCAATATGTTCTCCTTCAACAGCCCGAGAGGCGCATGTCCCTCGTGCCAGGGGCTTGGAAACACGATGGAGTTTGACCCTGACCTCATAATACCCGATAAAAGTAAATCCATAAGCCAGGGAGCCATCGAACCGTGGGGCGACTATGGATATTACCGCCAGATGCTTGCGTCCGTTGCAAAACATTACGGCTTCTCACTCGATACGCCGTTCTCGGAATTGAAACCTGAGCATGTGCGCGTGATACTGCACGGGGGAAGCGAGCAGATTCTCTTCAGGTACGTGCCGCGCGACCGCGACGGGCTCTGGGAACACTGGAGCAGTTTTGAAGGGGTAATAGCCCATCTGGCAAGAAAATACAGGGAATCCCAGTCCGAAGAGGCACGGGAGAATATCCAGCAATACATGAGCATCAAACCCTGTACCGTGTGCAATGGAGAGCGGCTCAAACCCTCCAGCCTCGCGGTCACGATTGCGGATAAATCCATCATTGCCACAACCCGTTTGTCCGTGAAAAAAGCACTGGAGTTTCTTGATACCATCAAGTTCAGTCAAAAAGAGGCAATAATCTCAAAGCCCATTATGAAGGAGCTTCGTGCAAGACTTGGATTCCTTATGGATGTCGGTCTTAATTACCTCACGCTTGACAGGGCGGCTGGCACCCTCTCAGGCGGCGAAAGCCAGAGAATACGGCTTGCCACGCAGATAGGCTCAAGCCTTGTCGGTGTGCTTTACATTCTGGACGAACCCAGCATCGGTCTCCATCAGCGGGATAACGGAAGGCTGATACATATGCTAACGCAGCTTCGCGACCTCGGGAACACGGTAATAGTAGTGGAGCACGACGAGGAGATGATAAGGAGCGCAGATTTTATCGTGGATATGGGACCGGGAGCGGGAGTGCACGGCGGGGAAGTCGTGGTGACGGGAAGCCAGGAAGATGTGATCGGATGCGAAAATTCACTTACAGGGAAGTATCTCAGCCATGAGAAGGTGATAACTATACCGGCGAAGAGAAGAAGACCGAATGGTAAAATAACCATCGTGGGGGCGGGCGAGAATAACCTCAAGCAGATAGACGTCACCATACCTCTTGGTGTGATGACCGCAGTCACGGGTGTATCAGGCTCGGGCAAGAGCACGCTTGTGAACGACATTCTTTACAGGGCGCTGGCGCAGAAATTCTACCATGCAAAAGAAAAGCCAGGGAAGCACAGGGGTATCATAGGGCTGGAAAATATAGATAAAGTTATAATAATAGACCAGTCCCCGATCGGCAGGACGCCGCGTTCAAACCCTGCCACGTACACCGGTATATTCACTCCGGTACGGGATTTATTTGCCAAACTTCCTTCATCAAAGGCGCGGGGTTATCTACCCGGGAGGTTCAGTTTCAATGTCAAGGGTGGTAGATGCGAAGCATGCGGCGGGGACGGGATCATCACCATCGAGATGCATTTCCTTCCCGATGTTTATGTGCCGTGCGAGGTTTGCCACGGGAACCGTTTCAACAGCGAGACGCTTGAAATAACATACAAAGGCAAGAATATAGCGCAGGTGCTGGACATGACGGTTGAGGAAACACTTGCGTTTTTCGAGAATATTCCCAAAATAAAACGCCAGCTTGCGACCCTTTTTGACGTGGGGCTCGGGTATATCAGGCTGGGGCAGGCTGCAACCACTCTTTCAGGAGGAGAGGCGCAGCGGGTCAAGCTTTCCACAGAGCTCAGTAAAAGAAGTACGGGAAGGACGCTCTACATACTGGATGAGCCAACGACAGGACTGCATTTCGCAGACATACAGAAGCTGCTGGACATGCTCTCGCGGCTCGTGGACGCAGGGAACAGCGTGGTGGTGATTGAGCACAATCTTGATGTGATAAAAGTGGCTGACCACATAATAGACCTCGGTCCTGAAGGCGGGGATAACGGCGGGAGGATTATTGCGGAAGGGACGCCTGAAAAGGTGGCGAGGATAGAGGGGTCTTATACGGGTAATTATCTGAGGAAAGTGCTGGATGGATATAGAAGTGTATAG